The Vanessa atalanta chromosome 2, ilVanAtal1.2, whole genome shotgun sequence genome has a segment encoding these proteins:
- the LOC125070891 gene encoding peroxiredoxin 1 has translation MPLQLTKPAPQFKTTAVVNGEFKDIALSDYKGKYVVLFFYPLDFTFVCPTEIIAFSERADDFRKLGCEVLAASTDSHFSHLAWVNTPRKQGGLGPMNIPILSDKSQRIARDYGVLDEETGVPFRGLFIVDGKQNLRQITVNDLPVGRSVDETLRLVQAFQFTDKHGEVCPANWTPGSKTIKPDTKAAKEYFVDAN, from the exons ATGCCGCTGCAGCTGACGAAGCCCGCGCCTCAGTTCAAGACGACCGCCGTCGTCAACGGCGAGTTCAAGGACATCGCGCTCTCCGACTACAAGGGGAAATATGTCGTGCTGTTCTTTTACCCGCTCGACTT CACGTTCGTGTGCCCGACGGAGATCATCGCGTTCTCCGAGCGCGCCGACGACTTCCGCAAGCTGGGCTGCGAGGTGCTCGCCGCCTCCACCGACTCGCACTTCTCGCACCTCGCCTGGGTCAACACGCCGCGCAAGCAGG GCGGGCTGGGCCCCATGAACATCCCCATCCTGAGCGACAAGTCGCAGCGCATCGCGCGCGACTACGGCGTGCTGGACGAGGAGACGGGCGTGCCGTTCCGCGGCCTCTTCATCGTCGACGGCAAGCAGAACCTGCGCCAGATCACCGTCAACGACCTGCCAGTGGGCCG ATCCGTTGATGAGACCCTCCGTCTCGTCCAAGCTTTCCAGTTCACCGACAAGCACGGTGAAGTCTGCCCGGCCAACTGGACCCCAGGCTCCAAGACCATCAAACCAGACACCAAGGCCGCCAAGGAATACTTCGTAgatgcaaattaa